A genome region from Cryptosporidium parvum Iowa II chromosome 8, whole genome shotgun sequence includes the following:
- a CDS encoding DP-fucose transporter with 9 transmembrane domains codes for MIELSLGKPSPERGGDNSLISFQKYYEFEKDLTINSHENNNTENYDISNNQFVNVGKFLIIEDENFQNKREIVTEPVIEVRELINTELNINQPSDSFQLMKVEESITSISISITIYMIVSISIVFLNYKIFSGIIEFPIFVSWFQQLVGLAIFQILKIYKNHLRFELTEFTHFDHFEWETGRHMIPLALCFIGMVSLSNICLKHVLVSTYQVARSTTIIFNLILSYKILKQKSSIFTVASCIIVMIGFTISAFDSNTLNLNGVIYGVFSSIIQSFYSVLIKKQLNIVNNNQIQLLYYQLILSSIMFIPILIVTGEIRFFFILFDINQGIFKICLLLNFLIISGVLSILINFSTFQLIKKTNSITFNIIALLKSCIQSIGGILFLNEIVTFQSIFGTALTLFGTFMYSFNSNNRNSINSMEYQDLENRN; via the coding sequence ATGATAGAGCTTTCATTGGGAAAACCAAGTCCTGAAAGAGGAGGTGATAATTCATTGATTAgttttcagaaatattatgaatttgaaaaagatTTAACAATAAATAGCCACGAGAATAATAACACAGAAAATTATGATATAAGTAATAACCAATTTGTCAATGTTGGAAAATTCTTAATCattgaagatgaaaattttcaaaacaaaAGAGAAATAGTTACAGAACCTGTTATAGAAGTTagagaattaattaatacagaattaaatattaatcagCCTTCAGattcttttcaattaatgaagGTTGAAGAATCTATTACGAGCATTTCAATTTCCATTACCATCTATATGATTGTGAGTATTTCAATAGTATTCTTGAACtataaaattttttcaGGAATCATTgaatttccaatatttgtttCTTGGTTTCAACAACTAGTTGGGTTGGCaatctttcaaattctaaaaatttataaaaatcACCTAAGATTTGAATTGACTGAATTTACTCACTTTGATCATTTTGAATGGGAAACAGGAAGACATATGATACCATTAGCATTGTGTTTTATTGGAATGGTTTCTTTGAGTAATATATGCTTAAAACATGTATTAGTTTCAACTTATCAAGTTGCAAGAAGTACAAcgattatttttaatctaattctttcatataaaatattaaaacagaaatcttcaatttttaCTGTAGCATCTTGTATTATTGTAATGATTGGGTTTACAATAAGTGcatttgattcaaatacattaaatttgaatggAGTAATTTATGGGgtattttcatcaattatACAATCATTTTATAGTgtattgataaaaaaacagctaaatattgttaataaCAATCAAATTCAACTCTTATATTATCAGTTAATtttatcttcaataatGTTTATACCTATTCTGATTGTTACTGGTGAAAtcagatttttttttatattatttgacaTTAATCAAggaatattcaaaatatgtttattattaaatttcttaataatttccGGTGTTTTGTCAATACTAATCAATTTCTCAACTTTTCAGCTTATTAAGAAAACAAACTCTAtaacttttaatattattgcttTACTAAAGTCATGCATTCAAAGTATTGGCGggattttatttttgaatgaaataGTTACTTTTCAATCTATTTTTGGAACAGCTCTAACATTATTTGGAACGTTTATGTATagttttaattcaaataatagaaaCTCAATAAATAGTATGGAATATCAAGATTtagaaaatagaaattga